In the genome of Chitinophagales bacterium, the window TCCGAAAAAACTGCAGGCTGGCTACCCATGTTCTATTCAGAAAAACGTCCGGGGAATATCATGGTAAGTGCCGATTATTTATTGGAATAAATAACAATATTACGTATATTTACAAATAATTAGCTCTTTGAAATATTGCCATGAAAACTGACACAGGTTATACATAACGACAAATTACACGTTGTTATACCACAACAAACAGCAAAATCACAAGCAGCTCAAAACCAGTCATTTGCAGAAAATGTTGTTAAGTAAAATTTTGTAACAACACTTAACATTACTTAACAATTAAGCATAGTTGTAATATATAACAACATTTTGGGCATTTGGTATGTTAACCTATCCGACCATAAACAACCTTTATCCCATAACAGGCTAAAAATCCTCATCTTTAACTACTGAAAAGAAATAACTATGGAATACAGGAGAATGGGCAAAACGGGTCTGCAATTGAGCGTATTATCTTACGGCTCCTGGGTGACCTTCGCCAAACAAATAGATGATGGGGTATCAGACAGGCTGATGAGCCTGGCTTACGACAATGGCATCAACTTTTTCGATAATGCGGAAGTGTACTCGCGTGGTGAGTCGGAAAAAATGATGGGTCGTGTGCTGAAAAGTAAGAACTGGGAGCGCTCATCCTATGTGGTCAGCAGTAAGGTATTCTTCGGCTGGCGCGGCGAGGCCAACAAGCCTAACCAGACAGGCCTGAGCCGCAAACACATTGTAGAAGCATGCGATGAAGCGCTGGAGCGCCTGCAGGTAGATCACCTGGACCTGTTCTTCTGCCACCGTCCTGATAAGAATACGCCTATTGAGGAAGTAGTATGGACGATGAACCAGCTCATCAACCGTGGAAAAATACTGTACTGGGGCACCAGCGAGTGGAGCGGCCCGGAGATAATGGAAGCCCATATGGTAGCCAAAGACCTGCGCCTGATAGGCCCGGCGATGGAGCAACCGCAGTACAACCTGTTCGAGCGTCATAAAATGGAGGTAGACTACTATACTATCTTTAAGAATATAGGCATGGGCACTACTATCTGGAGCCCGCTGGCCTCAGGTTTGTTAACAGGAAAATACAACGACGGTATACCTGAGAATTCCCGCCTGGGACTGCAAGGCTTTGAATGGCTTAAGGACAGGACACTAAGCGAAGCACGTATACAAAATGTTCGCGAGTTGGGAAATGTAGCTAAAGACTTGGATACCACATTGGCCACACTCAGCATAGCATGGTGCATAAAAAATCCTAATGTAACAACGGCTATACTCGGTGCTACCAAAGAGGCTCAGCTTACAGAGAACCTGAAAGCGCTGGATGTGCTGCCCAAACTGACAGATGAAGTAATGGAGCGTATTGACGGAATAATGGGAACAAAACCCGTTATGCCGCAGTATTAGTCCGTTTATAGTCGTTAATATTGCAAATAATTCCCCCATTTGGGGGCGTAGGGGGTTGATTTTTTATATTTTTGCTCCCCTTAACAAGTTTATCCCTACAATAGAATATGATCGCACTGGGTGGAAAACCTTTGGATTTAGACGCGTTTGAGCAGATTGTCCTTTATCAGAAAGAGGT includes:
- a CDS encoding aldo/keto reductase, yielding MEYRRMGKTGLQLSVLSYGSWVTFAKQIDDGVSDRLMSLAYDNGINFFDNAEVYSRGESEKMMGRVLKSKNWERSSYVVSSKVFFGWRGEANKPNQTGLSRKHIVEACDEALERLQVDHLDLFFCHRPDKNTPIEEVVWTMNQLINRGKILYWGTSEWSGPEIMEAHMVAKDLRLIGPAMEQPQYNLFERHKMEVDYYTIFKNIGMGTTIWSPLASGLLTGKYNDGIPENSRLGLQGFEWLKDRTLSEARIQNVRELGNVAKDLDTTLATLSIAWCIKNPNVTTAILGATKEAQLTENLKALDVLPKLTDEVMERIDGIMGTKPVMPQY